The Salarias fasciatus chromosome 11, fSalaFa1.1, whole genome shotgun sequence genomic interval TGCCTGAAATCAAGTcaatcaaccccccccccccaaaaaaaaaaagaaaacccctcTACATTTCATCAAATctaacaaatataaaaaaataatcagtgcTTAAAGGGGAATTATATCGTATGTGTCCTCTGCAAGAATCCACATGTGCCTGCTCAAAATGTGCGAACTGTGTCCATAATAGAacatttattacttttttaagtGTGGTTTCACTCTCGTTCATGTCCTCACGTGTTTCTTGATGCTGCATTTATTCGTGCTATCACGGAGAAAGACTGCGGTTCACATGATTTCTTTGTGTATTAAAGTTTATTGGACATCACTGAGCCGTTTCCTGTTTCCTCAGAAGCTGCGGGGCCTTGTTATGCTTCAGGCTTCACTTCACGAGGCTTTCAGGTCATTTAAGGTCGCGCGAGTGTTTTAAAACGTGGTCTCTGGTTCCCCCTGGTGGCCATAGTAAGAACTGCACAGCGAATGAAGGGAAATGATCATATCAAATGATTTGAATGGATTTATTGGCAATTTATAGAATAGAGTGCTACATTAAAAATGCTGATGTTCCTAACACATCAAAACATGTAATACCTGCTCAATTATGCTGTATTTCGAATGATATTGCACCAGAAATCTTTTGAGGTAACAAGTCATCTGTAGGTTGGTTATCATTTATGTGTAAGAAATTatgcaaacaataaaataaaacaccgTTGCTGTGTAGGGTGGGAATAAATCCTTCAAATGACATTCTAATTCCAGCCAACATAGAGACATTCTATACcaatttattaaattaaattcatcAATTCACTTGTTGTTCAGTGTTGTTGTGCTGAATCAGATCccagctcacacacagcagcgcaACTGTATCGTCACCAATTCACCTCAaacgcatgtttttggacctgagagaaaaaaaatcaaaggccATGCATGCAAAGGAAACAACTAAAAGATTGTGGAGCAAGCAGGTGAACCACTGTGCCACCATGTGGTCCTACATGGCCACCATGTGGTCCTACATATATGATGCAAATTCAAAAAAGCCGGATAAGCATTGTCAGATAAATtgtattttaaatatgaaattagATGAGCAAAAACTATAAAAGCCTATTACAGCATATTTCAATAGATATTTTCCTGTTATTCACAACTGGAGCCTTCATGGTTTGTATTGATCTTACTTCATAACAATGTGTTTGgtcaatttaattaaaaaaagagacactACAGGATCACATATCTGAACAACCAAGGCTGtgtttattattcttttaatcTGTAGAAGTATCAAGAATCAATATACATTAGTAaaagaaaagcttgaaaagagaaACTATGACATATCTACATTATGTTGTGTATTTCAACACACTTCTTAGAGTAGGCTATACTTAAACAACACACTGCCTGATTCATTCAATACAGTTTATTGTATTGCTTCTTTACATTAAAGTGCACAAACAGCTTATTTTGACTGCAGTGGAGCGgtgaattacacacacacaaggctcATTTAAGACATTTGCTGGGTTTAAAGTACCCGTGAGAAACACGTGAGCTGGTTATCAGTCCTGCTGAATCTGCTGgtctgatgttgtgttttgtgaaaccagagtgaaagctgcagggaggaggtcAAACTGTTGAGTCTACCCCTGAGAAGTTAAAGTGCTGCACTCAGACTGCCccgaaaaacaaaccaaaacaaagtcGAACGCGTCACATGCAGCTGAGAAAGCTCGTGGTTTTTCTCTGCTTGTGTGGTTTCCGTCTGCAGATTATGTGCCGGCCTGCTTCGACAGGAGACTGAAGTTCTCATCAAGtcacttttcagtgttttctgcctTCACCGTGTTCACACCGAGAATAAATGAACTCTTTGGATTCAGTCGCTTCACATCTGTACAGAAAAGAAAGACCTGAGGAGGTGAAGAGACTTGAAGTGTTGAGATAACATTTGAGCGTTTAGGTTATTaatattacaaataaaacaTCCACTCAGCAACACTGTCGACACAggctgtggggttttttttttttctctccagtttctTGAGCTGCTTCTGTGTTACTTTTTCTTCTGGTCACTTCTTTTCTCAGGAAACCTAAAATTAAAAGAACATCCAGAAGTAATAATCTTTTTATTTCTATCATGTCACTGCTGGCCGGATTTGACTTGAATACTCATCTGTAGACAacttatgaaaatgaaaaataactttGGAATTGTTCAGttagtgtgtttatttcttattcttttttcaaGTCTTGATTTTCCACTGAGAAGATCGACATGAGGCTGAACACGTCTCTGTGGTCACGTCATCATTATAGTGCGAACTTTCTGTCGCGTCTGTTTCCTGTGTGATTTTTAGGGCTCTGTCGCTGGTTTCGTTCGCCTTGACTTCCCCTGATGTCGTTGACCTGTGCCTGATCGTGTGACTGTCTTCACCTGCTCACAGCAGGATTTATTGATGCTCAGTTCTGTGGTTTGTGGCTggtttgtctgtttctctgccCATGTTCtttgtgaatttgttttttggatttcctGGTGTTgtactggttttgttttttttgtttttttttttttttttaaagagcattTATCTCAATCCCTGCTCCATCCGGCCTTTTTAATCTCCACTCATGACAGGCAGGAATCAGATTACTACAATCAACAGATCTGACTTGTTTACGCTTTCGAAACGTAATGATCAAATAATGCTGGTTGTTTTCAATCGATTatctcatttattttcaatgagaTAAAGACAGAACTCCAGTTTCTTGTTATTTTCCAAACCTCTGTCCTTGTGATGTGGTGCCGACAGTCTTACTGTTAATAACTATATTGAAGGTTCATATTTCGATCATATCACGCCGATACTCAAAACTCTCCACTGGCTGCCAATCAAATACAGAATCCACTACAAAGTCTGCCTCCTCACTCACCAGTGCCTACATGGAACTGCCCCGTCCTACCTCCGCGAACTACTTACACCCCATACCGCCACACGAAatctccgctcctcctcctcttccacccaCTGCCTCCAACAACCCAGGACTAAACTCTCCACCATGGGAGACAGGGCCTTCCAGGCAGTGGCCCCTCGGCTGTGGAATGCTCTCCCTGAGACGCTGAGGTCCCCACTAAGTgtggaaacctttaaaaaaggcCTAAAGACGTTATTGTTTCAAAAGGCCTATTAGATCCACTGTCTTCTccatcttggtcttgacttgaagttttaatatgtttaatatgttatgtttaacttttttttttttttttctgatctttgtatttctgccttgagaattgtttttaatcttgttctgtagcactttgagatttcttttgaaatgtaaagtgcattacaaataaaatgtattattttattattattattatatttcatTGAACATGGAATTAatctcctcttcactccagtggCTCTTTGTTCCCTTTCCGCTGCTGCTCATCATGTCTGTCTTTCATCTTCTGTTAATAATGTGACcatgtcatttctttttcccaCTTTTTACTCGAAATAGATCCCATGACCCAAAACCAGTGTAGGTGAATGGGATCTCTCACAATCTGCAAAGTTTCGTTCTGTGGTAAATCATAATAtatcctgtttacatgattaTCATTATGAGGTATAACCCCAGAAATCAGACATGGACTGGAAGTGAAATCACGGATTCATTTCCACTTCTCAGCTTTTAAAACTTCAACTCGTGCCTGGATTTCCACTGTTCCCCGCCCACCTGCTGTGAGGTCCTCTGTAATAGTtgctctcctgcagcagctcctcgatGATCGCCTGAGACGCAGCGTTTCAACATATAAACAGGAAATACCGTTACTTCAGGCAAAcgtttcagtgaaaactgaatCATTGTGTTTAAAACAGATGCACTAGATTGAAGGCAAAGCAAATTTATTTATACGGTACCAGTTCAGACACAAGGTCATTCACAGCGCTTTacaaggaaacaaagaaaatgcaataaaattaGGCCATTAAAGAATCCTAATTTTAAGCGACTGACATtctaaaaaacattaaaacaaagggATTAAAAAGAGCATAAAGaggagaataaataaagtaaatgttttattaagagaaaggtaataaaataagtaaaacgCCTGAGAAGATAATAATGTTTTATGGCCTGATTTGAAAGAAGTGAGTGTcagcaggaagtttgttccacagatAAGGAGCGATggagataaaagctgcttcaTCACGTTTCTTGTGACTCTGGGAACCATTCAAAGCTTCTCAGACAAGAAGTCAAGCAAAATATCAATTATCAACAGGGTTTAGTACTTTTATTGTCTTTTACAATAAGATAACTGACTGACATAAAGGTCATTACAGCACCCAGAATTTATAAAGATCAGATTAAGGTGAAGCTTCAGCCATCGGTCTGTGTagttcagtttgaaaactggaGCCAGAAGGGAAAAGGTTTTGTCCAAAGATTCTAAATATAAATCCACTCATCAGCATCTCTGAAGCCTTCAACAAACACTTTCTATCTGGCTTACTGAATCCACTAACAAAGGAAATGTAGAAAAGTGTCCAGTTGAGTGTTGCAGGGGAGTTATGTGCCAGACTGTTTCTTggcaggaaacagaaacaaaccattTCCAACCGCCTCCAGTCAGCGCTAAGCTCAGCTGACTGGCTCTTCATGGCACCAAGGATTTCATGGACATTTCAAACCATTAATAGATGAATTAAGAGGGTTTTTTTAAGGAATCAATTCACACAATTAGTAggaacactgtttttttttgtgtctgttttaaaaCTGACCTGCATCTGTTGATACGTCACACCATCACTGAGATTCCCATCAACTGCAAAGGAAGAAAACGCATGATTGGCGGTGTTCAAGATGGACGAACAACCGAATGAATGCGATTAATCTACCTGTGCTGTCGGCTGTGTGAGGGTCTCCTGTCAAGTTTTGGACCAGAAGCCACCAGTCTGAACTGGATGAGCTTAACTCCATCAGCTCTGGGGAGGCCTGGAGAAGCTGGGGGGTGAAATAACCCATGTTTATATGCATCTGACTggaacacacagtgtgtgtggatggtgACCCCTGATTCCACTTCTGAGTCCGGACAGTACAAACCTTACTGAGCTCCACTTTCAGGTTGCATGGATCACTGCCGAAGTGGAAAAGGGACTTTTTAAACCTTTCAACGAGGCGTCGTTTCACGTTGTGGTGTGGGTCGGGCGGAAGCTGCAAGTTGAAGAAAAGCAGGTTTTAAAAGGAGCCGATGAATAATTTTCCAGAAGTGGGCCTGGGAGTTAGAGGAGTGTGCTCGCATATCAAGAATTTTTCTAGTTGGATTCAAATATGGACGATTTGACAGGAAGTCAATGCAGCTGCTCCTTGGCTACTTTTTACTGAATTTCCTGCTGCAACTAGTTCCTGAGATGACCCTGGGACAAAGTCTGCCCTTCTATTGTCACATGATCTGCTGTGGCAGATCCCCCGGGAGGGAGCGGCAGGAACGCACTCACATTCACAGACAAGCATATCAGATTAAACCCTCACCGGGTTTGACTTTGACCGACAcagtgatgaaaagaaaaaccaacctTGAAACAGGCcaatatgaaataaaatcacCAAACATCGGCGGAGTCCAGAGAATGAGGATTATCTGTGATTACAACACTAATCTCAGTGGATGGGATTGCACTACAACATTCGGTGTGGCTGTACTTGGGTGATGTAGATGATTTTGTGCAGCTGCACAAGAAGCCTCTGGATGGGATCATCAATCTGCCGGAGCTTCTTCTGGGAGACGCAGATCCCTGCTGAAActagagcgagagagagaggaatgaaCAGACTGACAGGAGACGGCTCCTGTAAGCAAAGacagacattttatttgtaattttctgCAAAATGTTCCTGCTGAGTTGCTCTATCTGAGGTACCTGGTCTTGATTTAGTCTTCGCAGAAGGAAAATCTCCACTGAAGGAAaccataaaaagaaaaggaggatgagcaagtgtgtttttgttcaccAACAGACTTAAAGACGATGAAACATCtagacagatgttttgtgtctATGGGTTAAATTCTTGCTCTGTGTCGAATGACTGGTTATTTGCTCTTCCTGTGACGAACATGAATGCGTATTAGATTTGACAGACAACTGCAGATGGTTATTAAAGGTTCAAGTCCCTTTAAATTGgcacatttttttattaaatatgtgtaaatatgcagaaattaaaaactgatttctggttgtttttttttttcaaataaaatgagcAATTCTCAACACTATATTTAGAAGTCAGGACTTGGATAGTTTTTTGATGCTGTAAGTCAGAAAAGTGCAACTTGCCTGGTTGAACTGTGATCAGGTGTAGCACAGGCACTGGAACTTAGGTCTATGAATaagtcaaaaaagaaataaaggataAAATTATAGAGGAAATCCTCAATAAAGAAACAGTACAAAGACACAAGACCGATGGCAAAgtctgtctttaaaaaaaataacatgtagTATAACCAGAGTCTCTTCCTTTAGAAGCAGAGGAGTTTTTTGGAGGATCACATGTTTCCACTTCTTCATCCAAAAGAtcatctaaagaaaaaaaaaaaaaagcaacatgttaCAATTTTCTAATGATATTCTGAAATAATTCTGATCAGAGAATCACCTTGGCGGACTCCCTGCTGGCTGTGGTTTGAACAGCAGGACGGAGAAAAGCGGCGAGCCGGAGAGTCAGCTGCCGTCACAGCTTCATCCTGCAAGATGTGCAGCGTTTATTTCATATATTCACCAAAAGGCCACGGCTCTCACAACAGTCTGAGTTTCACCAGTGTTACGTCCGAGTGGAAGTAGTCCGTCCCGGTTCTGTGCCTTTCGAGGAAGTACTTCTGTGCACGCTTCCTGTCTCTCACGGCTCGTTTTTCCAGTGCATTCTGCGAAGCGTAGAGTCCGTCCATCAGCCTCATCATGAGGTCCGAGATCCTGGAGGTCACCGCCACGATGTCCGGCCGCCGCTCTACGTCTGGGCTCAAGCACCTGGGAGGACGTCCCAgaaaaaatggcttttttttttttcagtattagGATTAGTGGTCAAACTAGATGCTCTTTCCTAAGGatgtttgtaaaagaaaaatctttatactattttaaacagcatgtagATTCTCCTTTTCAAATGAACCAGTTTTCTGAATGCCATGATGTTGTTTAAATTCTCACCATCTGATCATGTCCGTCACTCTCTCTGAGAAAGTTTCCTCTTCGACGGGCTCGTAGACGCCTTCCACGATCTGCCACCACAGAAGGAGAAGACGGGATGAAGGGGTGATGGCAGGAAGCGAACCGCAGCAGGACGCGGCTTCGCTCTTACCTTGCTGGCCAGAGACAGCATGTTGCTGCTGTAGAACGGAGGCCTCAGAGCGGCCATCTGGTAGAGGATGCAGCCCAGAGCCCAGATGTCCGCTTTCTCACCGTACGGCTCGTTCTTCACCACCTCAGgactaaaaacacagacagcgaCGAACGCGAGTGAGATCTATATGATAATTCACGCAGCAACAGCTTCCAGTCGTTTTGTCAGACATTTGAAAATCAGGGTGTAAATCTGTTATAATGGACTTGGTACAATCAACTCTGAACTGATGAGTTATGGATATCTGTGTATTTGCTGTGAActgtaatgcaaaaaaaaaaccccacagatAAACAACCCATCCATTGTGGATATGGCAGCTTCATAGGAGCAGCGTTCTGGTTCATACTGGCCTAAAGTGTGACTTCCTggcagggacagactgcagccCTCCAGCTTACACTCAAATTTATTTTTGGTTTCATCTTGATAAGTCCTAAAAATAACACTTTTATCCACATTTTCAGCCTGTTCCCCTGTTTTGGGAACAGAGAGACTTGTGTCCCTGAAAGTTCTCCTGAGGATCTCATATCCATCAAATTGTATGAAACAGAAACCTTTTTGTTTCGCTTTGATGAGGTTTTATGgttgattttattaaaaatccTTTTAAAGACACATCAGAGATTGTGCAATTTATGCTCAGTTTATTGAATTGGACTGTATTCTGCCATTTTAAGGTTAAGACTGCTTTCCATGTATTCCCGTTTTGATTCATTAATTTTACTAGGGAGGGATAAATTGTAGCTgtcaaatcagaaaaaaacaacacaaaaaataagTGTATTTGGAAATCGAGGAAAAGCAGagctgtctccgtctctgtctgtaTTCGTcacctttatttccttgtcTGTATGGTGCAATATGCATGAATTTTACTTCCCTGAATTATTTTCACCCTCTATCTACTTGCTGGTTTTTACAGAGAATCATCAGACGGAATCAGACTTCCTCACCAGGAGTAAAGGATGGTGCCGACCACCGACGTCAGCTTGCTGTTCTCCTGTTTCTGCTTCGCCAGGCCGAAGTCGGCTGCAGACAGAAGGAGCATAAACATGTGGGAACTTATAGAGGAACAGAATCTGAGCTGAAACACGGCGAGGAAAATAGTGAGTGCAGACGCACTGATGGTGACTCTGTCTTTTTCCCCCAGCATGATGTTATTTGGTGTGAGGTCGCGGTGGACGATCCTCTTCTCCTTATGGAGGTATCTCAGTGCCAAACACATCTGAGGGCACAAGACGAAGCTGTCCATCACAGGGTTGCAAAAGGGAATATGAGTCGAATCTTACATGTTCTGCTTTGAGAGGCCACCGTCGGGACATTTCAGCCACTGAGTCACGACTTTGTGCTTCTCCTCcttaaatatttcacatttctatgCAGTTGGAGTTGCTGCAGGGTGAAAGCGGGAGGCAGACTGAGGTGTTGCAGCTGTCTCAACTTGGTGGGAACACGTCGTAGCTGGTAGTTTATTGTTTCAGTAAACACAGCTGGCCATCTCTGTTCGCCTCATATTTAGTCTGTGATGAAGAGTCTGGAAAGTCTCCTGTCTCAACATCAGTCGGGTATTGATTACTATGCTGGGTCTGATTTAAAGTTATGTTCTGAAATTTAGAAGGACTGCATGAAGTGGGGCGTGGTGCAtgcagaatttgcatgttctctctgtgtttgctctgagaTAATCTAGTTTTGAAGATGGGAGGATGCCAGAAAGAAATGGACGCTTCAAATTGCACATTGATGCAAAACCAGTTATGTATACCAAATATAGGCTTATTTCATAAAGGTTTTTCACCTGCACGAATATATTCCAAATTCTCTCTTCAgtgaactgctgctgcttctccttcagcgAGTGGAAGTGGTCGGCCAGCGGGACGCCCTCGATCAGCTCCATCACGATGTACAGCTTGTCGCCTGAAACAGAGAGGATGCTGAAAGTTTGTGGGTCTGACGTGTAAACAGAATATAAGCTCAATCTTGACTTATCATTGCTAAAAATTAAGTATTGCAATAACCACAGTTATGAGTGTGTGCACATTTTCTTATTCAGTACATTTCACAGCATGTActtttgaattaaatttaatCAGACCAGCCTAATTTCACACATGTATCAGTACTtacatataatatatataaagtATATTAGGACTTTTGTCTTCTAAGTTCCTCTCATTCTGTTTAAAAGCTTATCCAGACCTTCTCCTACCATATGCTGTTTTTGGTATGAGACACATTCTCACTCTTTGAGCAATCTTgaagagacattaaaaaaaaaaaaaaaaaaaaaaactctcaccTTCCAGGAACGTCTTGTAGTATTTAACAATGTTTGGGTGCATCATCTAAACAGGAGGGGCGAAAAGCAGCGCCATCAGTATTTAATGAGCAGGCAGCATCCTTCTGTTTGAGCGGAGCGAGAACCTGCTCTTTGATGATCGTGAGCTCGGAGATGATTTTCTCCACGTTGCTGTCTCGGGACCGCTTGTCTTTGCCAAACGCCGGGTTGTGAAGGTTCACCTCCTTCAGGGCCAGGAGGCTCTGGCCGCTCTGCCGTTGGACCTGTCTCAAAGGATTTATTCACATAAGTCAACGACTGCTGATGGGAACCCGaagaatggaaaataaaaataaaaccaacaacagTAAAAGTGgagtctatctatctatttttAAAGACGGACCTTGAAGACACTTCCAAAGGCCCCGGTGCCCAGATGGTCCAGAATGGAGTAGCCACTGATCACTCTGAGAGGAGCTCGGTTTTGATCCACAGCCTCGATACTTTCTCTCAGACTGTCCAAATCTTCCTCCTGCATCGAGGAGATACaagtgaacagtggcttttatttgagaaataaaactGGTTTTTACTCAAGAGTTGATTCATCCATCATGTATCTTCATTTCAAATGGAAATATAAACTTCTAAACTATCTTACTGCTTTAATC includes:
- the nek10 gene encoding serine/threonine-protein kinase Nek10; translated protein: MSVKKVRRTEKVPTKFTGIHSKASHDLRRLQSLLAKSSTRQEGAALSQSKACSNGGGRSVHPAKDSSRHRSDEDREACEMEKFSTTYKDQRCFSSHPQNKLFVDILTLLVKNRLCSEWIDHAPSESALRVLICLRLLIRDPQYQKTFHQLQGVTLLARYMECVTASYMSCVEDAFVMQKLVTMTYMFQKLSAPQSQKVWVIESGAHRTLAKLLSTTDSSVLLGALLALTTLAESSDCKGDIGELPIVESLLVILQEYDLLSKRMSAELLRLLSPVQRVRNQLRELEGVPVLLSLLHAQHLKLLWSVSWVLVQLCQDPDTRAEIRSWGGLQQLLRLLSSDRQFVSDRSSIEALSSANAAGRIQKEHVREELSPQEEVDNTSALQSACCTALAEMSLDDTSAHHIVQENGVFIIAKLILPPSSGPKTTPLQCYAFRTLRFLFSVERNRHLFKRLFPTDLFELFIDVGHYVRDLSAYEALQTQISLYTEEDLDSLRESIEAVDQNRAPLRVISGYSILDHLGTGAFGSVFKVQRQSGQSLLALKEVNLHNPAFGKDKRSRDSNVEKIISELTIIKEQMMHPNIVKYYKTFLEGDKLYIVMELIEGVPLADHFHSLKEKQQQFTEERIWNIFVQMCLALRYLHKEKRIVHRDLTPNNIMLGEKDRVTITDFGLAKQKQENSKLTSVVGTILYSCPEVVKNEPYGEKADIWALGCILYQMAALRPPFYSSNMLSLASKIVEGVYEPVEEETFSERVTDMIRWCLSPDVERRPDIVAVTSRISDLMMRLMDGLYASQNALEKRAVRDRKRAQKYFLERHRTGTDYFHSDVTLDEAVTAADSPARRFSPSCCSNHSQQGVRQDDLLDEEVETCDPPKNSSASKGRDSDLSSSACATPDHSSTSGDFPSAKTKSRPVSAGICVSQKKLRQIDDPIQRLLVQLHKIIYITQLPPDPHHNVKRRLVERFKKSLFHFGSDPCNLKVELSKLLQASPELMELSSSSSDWWLLVQNLTGDPHTADSTVDGNLSDGVTYQQMQAIIEELLQESNYYRGPHSRFPEKRSDQKKK